In a genomic window of Roseomonas aeriglobus:
- a CDS encoding type IV secretion system DNA-binding domain-containing protein — MDRRCPHGRSFRTAAPTVSLPPPLRPDPVDGGSSEPFWALAARTLFIEMCVRLQERGETTNLALSEHLMTADLKRVHRYLQNTIADPLTAPEAARMAESIRAVFNTNAQVLRFLPDEGPRFSIREWITGEKKPGSILFITSNYVDMPMNRALLTLWMDLAINRLMTMPRTRSLRTWFMFDELGALHRLPAIENGLQTARAFGGAMILGIHSFEKLVEVYGEQGARNLASLARSKLILATADLDTAEQCARYIGNREVRQMDEAYSYGYNNTRDASTLTPRKQVEPLVIADDITNLPSMHGFVKFPDGFPAARIKLVWKDYPQVADGFLPRPT; from the coding sequence ATGGACCGGCGCTGCCCGCATGGTCGATCTTTTCGGACTGCTGCACCCACAGTGAGTTTACCGCCGCCGCTGCGCCCTGATCCCGTGGACGGCGGCTCCTCAGAACCGTTCTGGGCGCTCGCGGCGCGAACTCTCTTCATCGAAATGTGCGTCCGCCTGCAGGAGCGTGGTGAGACCACCAATCTCGCGCTGTCGGAACATCTGATGACGGCCGATCTAAAGCGCGTTCACCGCTACCTTCAGAACACCATCGCCGACCCTCTGACGGCCCCGGAAGCCGCCCGCATGGCGGAGTCGATCCGCGCCGTCTTCAACACGAACGCGCAGGTCCTCCGCTTCCTGCCAGACGAGGGTCCGCGCTTCTCGATCCGCGAATGGATCACGGGTGAGAAGAAGCCAGGCTCCATCCTTTTCATCACCTCAAATTACGTCGACATGCCGATGAACCGGGCGCTGCTGACGCTCTGGATGGACCTCGCCATCAACCGGCTCATGACCATGCCGCGCACGCGGTCGCTGCGCACCTGGTTCATGTTCGACGAGCTCGGCGCACTTCACCGGCTGCCAGCCATCGAGAATGGCCTTCAGACGGCCCGCGCCTTCGGCGGCGCAATGATCCTCGGCATCCACAGCTTCGAAAAGCTGGTCGAGGTCTATGGCGAGCAGGGCGCCCGCAATCTCGCCTCGCTTGCCCGCTCCAAGCTCATCCTCGCGACCGCCGATCTCGACACCGCCGAGCAGTGCGCCCGCTATATCGGCAACCGCGAAGTCCGCCAGATGGATGAGGCCTACAGCTACGGCTACAACAACACGCGCGACGCCTCGACGCTGACTCCGCGCAAGCAGGTCGAACCGCTCGTGATCGCCGACGACATCACGAACCTGCCCTCGATGCATGGCTTCGTGAAGTTCCCCGACGGCTTCCCGGCCGCTCGGATCAAGCTCGTCTGGAAGGACTATCCCCAGGTCGCG
- a CDS encoding type IV secretion system DNA-binding domain-containing protein produces MRGLLGAILVSVFLTIPLTIWFVDISRRRGRSILQERHERGAMLVERELLLAEVSQHNQAAFRKGSPGVPARPLAAAGAATALCGAQGRRDPPSLHTRRHPVPAPDGTVAHDAGRHHRSGKTTELRSLVKQMRERQDSAVIFDLTGAYVEAFYDPEPIRSSIRWTGAARMVDLFGLLHPQ; encoded by the coding sequence GTGCGGGGCCTGCTCGGCGCCATCCTCGTCTCCGTCTTTCTCACGATCCCGCTGACCATCTGGTTCGTCGATATTTCGCGGCGTCGGGGCCGGTCGATCCTGCAGGAGCGACACGAGCGGGGCGCCATGCTAGTCGAGCGCGAACTGCTTCTCGCGGAGGTGTCCCAACACAACCAGGCGGCGTTTCGAAAAGGAAGCCCGGGAGTGCCTGCCCGACCTCTCGCCGCGGCAGGTGCTGCAACTGCCCTTTGCGGCGCGCAAGGCCGCCGGGATCCACCATCCCTACATACTCGCCGGCATCCCGTTCCCGCACCGGATGGAACAGTCGCACACGATGCTGGTCGGCACCACCGGTCGGGCAAGACGACCGAGCTGCGCAGCCTCGTCAAGCAGATGCGCGAGCGTCAGGACAGCGCCGTCATCTTTGATCTCACCGGTGCCTATGTCGAGGCATTCTATGACCCCGAGCCGATACGATCCTCAATCCGATGGACCGGCGCTGCCCGCATGGTCGATCTTTTCGGACTGCTGCACCCACAGTGA